The following are encoded together in the Gorilla gorilla gorilla isolate KB3781 chromosome 14, NHGRI_mGorGor1-v2.1_pri, whole genome shotgun sequence genome:
- the LOC129526434 gene encoding tubulin alpha-3 chain yields the protein MRECISIHVGQAGVQIGNACWELYCLEHGIQPDGQMPSDKTIGGGDDSFNTFFSETGAGKHVPRAVFVDLEPTVVDEVRTGTYRQLFHPEQLITGKEDAANNYARGHYTIGKEIVDLVLDRIRKLADLCTGLQGFLIFHSFGGGTGSGFASLLMERLSVDYGKKSKLEFAIYPAPQVSTAVVEPYNSILTTHTTLEHSDCAFMVDNEAIYDICRRNLDIERPTYTNLNRLIGQIVSSITASLRFDGALNVDLTEFQTNLVPYPRIHFPLATYAPVISAEKAYHEQLSVAEITNACFEPANQMVKCDPRHGKYMACCMLYRGDVVPKDVNAAIATIKTKRTIQFVDWCPTGFKVGINYQPPTVVPGGDLAKVQRAVCMLSNTTAIAEAWARLDHKFDLMYAKRAFVHWYVGEGMEEGEFSEAREDLAALEKDYEEVGVDSVEAEAEEGEEY from the exons ATG CGTGAGTGTATCTCTATCCACGTGGGGCAGGCAGGAGTCCAGATCGGCAATGCCTGCTGGGAACTGTACTGCCTGGAACATGGAATTCAGCCCGATGGTCAGATGCCAAGTGATAAAACCATTGGTGGCGGGGACGACTCCTTCAACACGTTCTTCAGTGAGACTGGAGCTGGCAAGCACGTGCCCAGAGCAGTGTTTGTGGACCTGGAGCCCACTGTGGTCG ATGAAGTGCGCACAGGAACCTATAGGCAGCTCTTCCACCCAGAGCAGCTGATCACCGGGAAGGAAGATGCGGCCAATAATTACGCCAGAGGCCATTACACCATCGGCAAGGAGATCGTCGACCTGGTCCTGGACCGGATCCGCAAACTG GCAGATCTGTGCACGGGACTGCAGGGCTTCCTCATCTTCCACAGCTTTGGGGGCGGCACTGGCTCTGGGTTCGCATCTCTGCTCATGGAGCGGCTCTCAGTGGATTACGGCAAGAAGTCCAAGCTAGAGTTTGCCATTTACCCAGCCCCCCAGGTCTCCACGGCCGTGGTGGAGCCCTACAACTCCATCCTGACCACCCACACGACCCTGGAACATTCTGACTGTGCCTTCATGGTCGACAATGAAGCCATCTATGACATATGTCGGCGCAACCTGGACATCGAGCGTCCCACGTACACCAACCTCAATCGCCTGATTGGGCAGATCGTGTCCTCCATCACGGCCTCCCTGCGATTCGACGGGGCCCTGAATGTGGACTTGACGGAATTCCAGACCAACCTAGTGCCGTACCCCCGCATCCACTTCCCCCTGGCCACCTACGCCCCGGTCATCTCAGCCGAGAAGGCCTACCACGAGCAGCTGTCCGTGGCTGAGATCACCAATGCCTGCTTCGAGCCAGCCAATCAGATGGTCAAGTGTGACCCTCGCCACGGCAAGTACATGGCCTGCTGCATGTTGTACAGGGGGGATGTGGTCCCGAAAGATGTCAACGCGGCCATCGCCACCATCAAGACCAAGCGCACCATCCAGTTTGTAGATTGGTGCCCAACTGGATTTAAG GTGGGCATTAACTACCAGCCCCCCACGGTGGTCCCCGGGGGAGACCTGGCCAAGGTGCAGCGGGCTGTGTGCATGCTGAGCAACACCACGGCCATCGCGGAGGCCTGGGCTCGCCTGGACCATAAGTTCGATCTCATGTATGCCAAGCGGGCCTTTGTGCACTGGTACGTGGGAGAAGGCATGGAGGAGGGGGAGTTCTCTGAGGCCCGCGAGGACCTGGCAGCTCTGGAGAAGGATTATGAAGAGGTAGGCGTGGATTCCGTggaagctgaggctgaagaaGGTGAAGAATACTGA